The proteins below come from a single Candidatus Aenigmatarchaeota archaeon genomic window:
- a CDS encoding NUDIX domain-containing protein yields the protein MELEELLDIIDSEDQVIGTSCREEVYRECYFHRGSHVIITNEEGEMLLSLRSSNKTIYPGTLDCSVTEHVKANEGYEEAAKRGVREELGLEDVKLKPLLKFRLCREPHGKAMFVLYSGKIRESPKAAEDEIQKVEFVSPERLKEILETNPETFSPWTREIIKWHCNLPSALEVITVCQ from the coding sequence ATGGAACTGGAAGAGCTTTTGGATATTATCGATTCTGAAGACCAAGTTATCGGAACGTCCTGCCGCGAGGAAGTTTACAGGGAATGCTACTTTCATCGGGGCTCCCACGTCATAATCACAAATGAAGAAGGGGAGATGCTTTTATCCCTCAGGTCTTCCAACAAGACAATTTACCCCGGCACGCTTGACTGCTCGGTCACAGAGCACGTAAAGGCAAACGAGGGCTATGAAGAGGCGGCCAAAAGAGGCGTTCGGGAAGAGCTTGGGCTTGAAGACGTGAAGCTTAAGCCGCTTCTAAAATTCCGGCTCTGCAGAGAGCCGCACGGAAAGGCGATGTTTGTGCTCTATTCCGGAAAAATCAGGGAAAGCCCAAAAGCCGCAGAAGACGAGATACAGAAAGTCGAGTTTGTCTCCCCTGAGCGGCTAAAGGAAATCCTGGAGACGAATCCCGAAACATTCTCCCCCTGGACGAGGGAAATCATCAAGTGGCACTGCAACCTGCCATCTGCCCTTGAAGTGATTACAGTTTGCCAGTAG